The Acidiferrobacter thiooxydans sequence CCACACTTCATCCAGGCGGACTTCCGGGCCTTACCCAAGACCCTGCCTGATGCGCCCTACGATGCCATTATCTGTCAGCGAGCCATTCATTACCTGCGCTACGCCGAGGCGATTGCGGCCGTGCGCGCCTGGACGCATTACCTCAAACCGGGCGGCCGGGTGTTTCTTTCAGCCTCGGGATTGAACTCGGAATTGGGGCACCGATATCCTCATAGGGACCGGCCGGTCGCGGAACGCTATGCCTACTTGGCGTCGGACATTGCACACCGGCATGCCATCCAGCAACCCGTGTGCCTCTACGAGGCCATGGACCTCGTAGATCTTTTGCATGCCGCCGAGCTTGGGGTCGCCGACATCTTCCTGTCTCCTTTTGGCAATGTCAAAGCCATGGGCTTCATCTAAGAGGGGCGGCCCACTCGCTTTTGAATGGAGTCCCCCTATTGCGACCCATTGCGTCTATCGGACATGCCTGTCCGCATTCTTGGCCTACAGATGCGCCCAAGCCGTCCTTATGCCGTCTGCTCTTTTGCGCATGCCATGGTTTCGCATAATGGTCGTTGGACGCAATCACATCATCATGACGTCCCCATTCTTCAATTGTGCCACCCTCAATAACCATTATTTTCAGTGTGGGACTCATGGGGTTTGGTACCAGAATTCGCGTTCCCCAATGAGACGGCCCGCAGAGTGGTCGAAATCTCCTACAAGCCCACTGGATCGAGTGCACTTCCGACACCAATTGCCGAATGTCGGTTTACCTGCCAGCGGGTGATCCAGGGCTATACCTCTTTACATAGAGAATTTCTGTTCGCGGGCATCGATCTCTTGATAGAAGACTTCGTCGCGGAGGCGGAACGATGGAACAGCGTACACTGATTGTTACCGTGCAACCGGACTGGCGGGGGCGCGACGTGAGGCGCGTACAGGAAGATGTGACGGCGCTTGCGGATCTCGGGCTCCTGGAACGGACCGACCGCGGCGGAGTTGTGTGCCCGTTTGCCGACATTCATGTCGACATGGACTTACGTGAGGTGGTTTGATCCGCACATAGCCAGTCTGCGGCTTTGGGGGCCACAACAGGGTCGCGTCAAACGTCGTCCTTGATCGGAGCGCGTTCCCCTCATTCGCCCGAGTTCCCGCATGCGAACGACTCAACAGATCAGCATCACTCTACCCAAGGAAATGGCCGACGCGGTGAAGGACAAGGTGCGCTCGGGTGAGTACGCCACCGAAAGCGAGCTCATCCGGGACGGCCTGCGGGCGCTACTCGCACGTGACCAAGTCGTGGAGAAGTGGCTGCGCGACACTGTGGTGCCAGCAGCGGAGGCGTTGCGAGCGGGCCCGGGCAGGCCCTTACTGCAGACCAGTGCGCGAGCATTTGGTGAAACGCAGGAAGGTGGTCGCCAAGACCCGGACATAAGCTACACGATCCCGTTTTCTCCCGCAGCCCGCGACCAGCTTGCAGAACTCGAGGATTACATCAGCAAGATCGCTTCGCCAGTCGTTACGTCGATGCCATTATCACGTATTGCGAAGCGCCACGTTCCCGATGCGTGGCCGCGGGCGTGACGACCTTCTAGCGGGCTTGCGCATCACAAACTACCGTCGTCGTGCTGTGATTGCGTTCCTCGTAGACACCGAGGCGCGGATTGTGTCGATCATCGGCGCCTACTACGGGGGCCGAGACTATGAAACGATCCTTTGGGGTAACTCCGAAGACGATCTGGCATCTTAGATGATTGCTGGTGGCGGCTCGCCTCAAAGGCCTTCCTGATTTGCGGCCTGTTGTGTCATGAGACACCCAACTGCGCGTTATAGAAGAGCGCGCGAATATCCATCCCTTTCGGGGGCTGGGGGTGAGAGCGTCGCCGCCGGGTGGACGGCTATGTTCCCAGGCACTGCGCACGGTATCGACGGATGACCCTCACGGAAACCGCGCCCGCCGTCCCCAGGCTATACGCCTGCGTCCAGGGCGGATCCCGGCCACAGAGAGGCGCTTGCGCT is a genomic window containing:
- a CDS encoding class I SAM-dependent methyltransferase — translated: MVPEHFDLHNEPWLDERTRRRLAGAGQGIDVASQRADDLDERCLAFLDARFAQNPTTRPSALDLACGRGGQTLRMVACGALVTAVDRHDHGADIQRALSGRPIPRPPHFIQADFRALPKTLPDAPYDAIICQRAIHYLRYAEAIAAVRAWTHYLKPGGRVFLSASGLNSELGHRYPHRDRPVAERYAYLASDIAHRHAIQQPVCLYEAMDLVDLLHAAELGVADIFLSPFGNVKAMGFI